The sequence AAACAATCAATAAGAAATCCCTCCCCAGAACTCAATCACGACCTGCCCCCCTCCAGCCAACCCTccgaaagaaaagaaaagaaagacacagaaagaaagaaagaaagaaagaaagaaagaaagaaagactataaTGAAAGCAGTAGTTTAGGGGCACCTAAACTAGTATTTTTCAGtaaagagaagaatagatgaagtCCTACACTCTAGggtgtgtgtggggcgggggggggggggggggggtatgtgtgtatgtgtgtgtgtgtgtgattgtgtgtttGCAAACTTTCACTGGCTTTATTTGTAGAACTAAAGTGCTAGACTAAAATATCAATGATCCTGACTCTTTAGTTGATTTATTAACTGTACAAACTCATTTTCCAGATAATTTAAATAATCTGGTAGTCACCATTAGCAAAAGACACAGATTATTCCAGAATATTTTAGAAGGCACAGTTCTTTGAAGAACCACAAGGGGTCAGACTGATACTAAACATTGGCACCCAAGTGCACAGACGTGGTCTCTGGAAGCTGAACTGAGGGAATAAATAGAGATGCTTGTTAAATCcaacaccaatttaaaaaaaaaacatcaggaaATTCACTAAAAATGGGATAAGAAATAATGGGCTCCAGAAATTGTAGACTGTGATACAATTTACATTGTTAGTATGCATAGTAGCAATCTTCCACATACCTGGAGCTTTGACAAAGTGTTTTCAAAGGATTCATTATTAAGATAATCCCAGAAGATAGGCATTGCCAGCCCtgttaaagatgaagaaacttaaGCTCAGAGCAGTGAAGTTTTTGTACAAGGTAATGTAGCTAGTCAGTGAAAGAAGCAAAATTCAAACCTAGGTGTGTCTACAGAACAATCCTGCAACATGACAGAGCAGTAGGGGGTTTTAAAAGATTGGGGGAGAGGGCAATTTCAGCTCTCCTGGATTTTCTAAATCCCTCACAGGGGAAactttaaaggagaaaaaaaaaactaatcctaCCATCCCCTTTAGCCTAGACCTGCTTTGACCTCCACTGAAAAGCCAGTTGTTTGGATTCCATGTACAGAAATCTAAAATACAAACAATAGGAGAGAGGAGATTTGGACACAAGAAAGACATGAcgtgaggcatctgggtggctcagtggttgagtgtctacctttggctcaggtcgtgatcccagggtgctgggatcgagtcccgcattgggctccccgcagggagcctgcttctccctctgcctgtgtctctgcctctctctctgtctctcatgagtaaataaacaaaatcttttaaagagaaggaaagaaagacatgaCATTCAGAAACCTTAGCCCACTTCTCCTCAAGTTGTGAGAGCCATGGCCTCCTTCTAGTCCCAGCCTGCTGTTTCCCCTGTTTCCCCCTGCTCTCTGCTTCACAGAGGGGATTTCTGGCTGTCCCTGCAAAGGCATCCTTTACCTTCCCCAACCTTCACGGCTCTCAGAGAGTGGTCCTTTTCTGACCCCAGTCACCATGCTGGAATTTCTCATACAGTAAGTGAAGAGGGACCTCTGGACGTGGAGGAGGAAGCATTTAGGCAAAAGTTGTTATTTCTCCCATCCAATTGAAGAACTAGGACTGAGCTTTTTTTAGCCACTCTATTGAGTGGAAGGGTCAATAGAGGTGGAAGGGTCCTCAGAGACCATCTAGTCTGATGGTACAGTTAGAGCAAGCCTGCAATAAGAAGCTTATTTTCCATACTCCTAGCCCAGGTCTACTTCAACTATTCTACGCTGATTTTCCACGATTCTTATATGATCGCCTTTGATCCTTAGAACAATGGTAGGGATGAAGCGTGGAAAccgttattttttttcaagtttctattaAGCAAATAGAGGCTTAGATATTGAGTACTTTGTCCAAGCTAGCACAACTGGTTAATGGTGTGTACAAAACAAATTTCTTCACAGGATTGATCGGCTCACTTCAGGTATCAGCAGGGGCCAGTACAATTTGAAAGTGTGAAGTGTGTCTATGTTCTAAGGAAGTCTGTTCATATACCATTTGATAGTATTGGTCTTGATTGTTgaaattttgtattctttctatTCATTCCCAGGGGGCACTGGAAGGGGAAAATCGGGCTTGGGGAGGGAGGTGGTTCTAGACTCTCTCAACAGTGAAGGCCCTCCCCAACTGCCTCTTGCATGTCTGCTTTCTAAAGGACAAAAGAGGCTGGATGGCAAGATCAAAGGGCCAACTGCCAGGGAAAGGAGTCTTAAGGAGGCGTCTCTCTCATgtaagagactttcttttttctttttctcactgacaagagagagtgggggggaaaaagaaaagaaaagaaaggaaagaaaaagaaaagaaaaagaggaaggagggaaggaagagaaggaaggaaggaaggaagaaaagaaaaagcaagaagcaTTTAAAGTCAAAAAACAACTCTCCAAATAATTAAGTGTTGGAGCAAAACGTCATACCTTTAGTGTTTGCCTCACTCCTTATATAAGGAGTAAGGATCTGCATACATCATTAATTTACTTCTGAATACAATAACCACAGAAATGGGTTTCTTGCGTTTCAAAGAAAAAGGCTGTTACATTTAATAAGTTCTAGTTAAGCAGACAAGGAAAagctattttctatttcagaaagTTTTACATTGTGCGCATGtgtgctcgtgtgtgtgtgtgtgtgtgtgtgtgtgtgtgtgtgtgtgtttaagctTGCCGTCCAAAGCTTCTCTTCTGAGGGATAGTTCCACCGACAGGATGCACTAATGTCACTGTCACCGTGCTTATGTTGGTAGATTGACTGTGGTGAGTTCCGGGATCCCAAGGTCTACTGCACTCGGGAATCTAACCCCCACTGTGGCTCTGATGGCCAGACATATGGCAATAAATGTGCCTTCTGTAAGGCGATGGTGTAAGTATCATACTCAACAAAATCAGAAACATAGAAAGCTTAGAGAAAATTtatcatcaataaaaatattattttacccaAATTACTTTccgacattttattttatatcaaattatatattGCTAAGTTACCATTttctgttcattcctttttttcattttgttgaaaaaGAGCCTTTCAACAAAGAATAGTGGAAAAGATTATCCTTTATATGCAGATTAGTCAAACTTTACATAGTACACTAGGAAGATTCTATTAAGGAccaatatatattgaatttcatGTTTGTAAGGAACAGAACAGATGCTATAGATTTTAGGCAAAGATTTCGACCTTTCCAAGGATTTGGCttataatcaataaaaaattcaatCAATCGATCTTTAAGTCTAATTGATTACTCTAAAACCAGAGAAATTATAAACCTTGCTTAAGCCAGGTAAAAGTCTCTTACTCCTCAccactgtcttcattttcttgtatTAGAGTTTCTTCTgtgaatgtcttaatttctctcaactttgctataaaattttaggaattttatatttttaatatagctGCCTATTAAAAATAACAGGCCAGacacatagaataaaattaataaatattgaatcaaCACCTAATATGTGCCTACTTGCTTACGTACAATATCTGATTAATTAACACCAAATTTTCCCAGAAGAAAGGCAGTAGGGTAAAAAGAGATTTGATGTAATGGACACATATTACTGAGAAGGACTGAATATATGACCTGCTAAAGTGCCAAATATCTGAATGTTAGGTTCAGTCTCTTATATCTTCTATCAGGACTATGACACTAAAGTCCCTTTGCCATTATCTCTCCTTCACTTTTACTTTTCTGGTTGTATACATGTTTACTCTCAGAGAATGAACAATTGAAAACAAAAGGTCCAACCTGGgtaaaattctgaaatttgttttaagattccTGTTTTCTGTAATTTGTCCAGATGTCATCTCCAAGTACATTTAGTTGCCCTCTGCCAAATCATAAAAGTGGATACCTGTAGAACCAAATGATGGCATGGACTCTAAATAGTTAAACCTTTTTTCAACCTTTGTCATGAATACTAATGATGTTGCACTGAGCATACAtgtgtatttctcttttatagGAAAAGTGGTGGGAAGATCAATCTAAAACATCAAGGAGAATGCTGAATTTTCTGCAGTGTTTGTGGTGACTTCTAGCCACTTCTTGTCTCACTTCTGTTTTTCTCGAATGGGTCCCTTAAATTTATAAAGATATACTGTCTACACTGCCTGGCTCTTGGGTAGTTCAATATACACCTACTTCCCTGGCTTTGCTTGTCAATAAAGTAAATTCTGTAGAATCATTGCTGTGTTTTTACTTTGAgatgaagaagacatacagatacaATATGGAATAATTGACCTGGCATAAACTTGGATAAAAAgacctggtttgttttttttatctaaatCAACCAAGCAGTCACTGTGGGATCTTGGGAAAatccccttccctcccttatTCTTGAAGTTGCCATGTAGATGATGAAGGATTTTTAACAATGTGACAATACATTAATTAGGTTTACAATTATTTTGCAATACCTATTATTTAAGTCATAAGTCACATAATATCACTCCTTCCTAATTTTAGGAAAAGTactttatataaaactaaaacattCATCCTCTCTAGaccacagttttctcatctctttggAATGGTACATTTATGCACATAGATATTACCTTTTATGTGTACCTTTTATGTATATTAAGTCAGACCTAACCAAACTAGGGGATGCATCTGGTATTTAGATAAAGAGCCAGAGAGATTAGGTTATGCTAGGGAAAATATACACCTTCTACCCTTTCAAGTGTGGGATTTGTACTCTTCCATGCTTAAAGAGTATTCCCCTTGCTGGAGAAAAAGGCCCACTGCTCATTAATGAAAttaagcttttcttttcctttttagtttctaCTCCCTGATAAAATTTAGTTACTTCCAATGTAGACACACAGGCATTCTGTGGAGTTTGGAAACTGTCATTGTGCATCTTTGAACATATTGCCTCTCGATGTGGCCCACTCCTCCTCTCTCCTATTGGAACCGTCCCCTCCAGCTGGGCCAGGGTCCTGTCAGCTGTCCACACAGAGTATCTATTTCCACCTCGTTGTCCTGTCCTGCCTGGAATGGCTCTTGTGCCACCTTGTGCCACTCTGTCTACCCTTTTTTCCTCATACAAATCTCTTACCTATCTCTTAAGACTACCATTGATTTCAAGGCTTATTTCAGGGTCCATAACTGGATAAATAATTAAATTGCTATCTCTTAATAGTTCTGAGCTATTCTTTGGAGATGGAAGGGaagcacataaaaaataaaccacagaagGCCAGAAATCTTGTATTTCTTAGAAAGAAGAGGCAAGTCACACATACAATAATGGTCAAGATATAGGAATTTGGGTTCAgaaatgtatacatttgtcaaaccTCAGTGAATACATACTTAAGATTTATGTGTACCATAGTTTGCAAATTtgacatcaaaagaaaagaatgtaaacaTGTAGTGTTGTCTCTTTTTTACATGTAGTATAGTCTTAAATGTGATATGTATAGtgaattttttaagagagaatgtTACTGATGTCTGCAATTTACTTTGAATTGCATCTAAGATGCATTAATGGACAGATACATGACAAACCTAGCATAGTAAAATAGTAATGGTACAATCTAGCAGGTGGTTTTAAAGGGGTTcactataaaagtattttaatattgctgtttgtttaaagtttttcagtaaaaatgtttttttaatgatttttaaaagcacagagaagcaaatattcaggggcacctgggtggctcagtggttgaacgtctgccttctcggctcaggtcatgatcccaactgggatcgagtcctgcattgggctccacgcgggaagcctgcttctccctctgcctatgtctctgcttctctctctcatgaataaatacatattttttttaaaaaaagaagcaaatattcATAATTCTGTTAATGCTCCTCACTATTTTGATGGTCAGGACAGAACACACTGTTTTAAGCATGGTTTGTACTCTTCTCTTCAAAGCATAAGAAAATAACTCATTTGATCTGAACACTCTTATCTATCCTTATACCTTCAAATGACCATGGGTTCATTGTCAAAACCAGATCATACCAAATTTATAATCACTATCCTCaggcatttttctttccctgccaAGTCTTGCCAAGTCATCTGTTTACCTCTTATgggtatttttaaactaaattcaCTGCAGAAATGATGTGCTGTGTCAGTGATGAGGCTGAGTGAGGGGGGCCTTTCTGGTGGCTTGTCTGTGTCTATGTAAAGTTTTCTTGAAGTAGTATACATAAACATATGCACACCACTCTCACACTCTAAAATTGCAAAGGGaacaacgggggggggggggaagccatAGAAAATAGTAGCAAAGATAAAAGACCAAAATAACTCACCACAAACAATTAGGTTTACCAATATATCACTGATTACCCATATTCCCAGTGATCAGCACCCAAATATTATCACATTTATATTTAGCAATACTTGTGAAGTTGCAGCCCCATTTTATGCAAGAGGAGGCTGAGGTAGAAAGATATAAATGATTTGTCCACGATCTCACAGCCAAGAAGTTACAGGGCCTCTATTTACTCAAGATGACCACATTAATCACATATTCCTAAACTACCTTTCACATAATTATAGTTATTTGAGTGATTTGGATATAAGTGTTGAATTGGAGGGATTAGTCCTATATATTTAGAGACATCAGAATTAAAAGTATTCATGAACTTAGCAAAGgcttaaaataacatataaagaaGGTGACAGTATCTATCATAATTCCTAATGTGTGAACACTGATGTTAATTTTGTGAAAGGGCTACAGCCATAGTCTGAGAAGACCTGGTTCAAAGAGGCCACTAACTCTGAAGGAGGCATTCTATGAAGTCTTCTtgatctttctctgactttcttcttttcttccccagagCTGGTATCTGTGACTACAGAGTTTGGGTGCATTTCAGTTCTGTAACTTGACCTAAAGGAAAATAAGCAGAACGTATGTGAGAAGATTTATATCTAACCCAAAGAGAGAAAGGTATCCTTTCATGGCCCCATTTAGCTCACTAGTTACTCTTTAGATCTGATAAGACACGTACACTAAAAGAATGCACATCATAAAGCAcaatcccataagttttggtatattgtgtctccattttcatttgtctcaagtgttttttttttttaatgtcccctTGATTTCTCCTTTGTCCATTGGGTTTTTTGtggaaatgtattatttaacttccacatatttgtgagttTTCCAATTGTCCTCCTATTACTAACTTACAGATCAATAACTGTGTAATCAGAAAAGATATTGATTTGACtccaattttcttaaatttgttaagaattGTTTTGAGGCCTAACAAATGATCTATCCTAAAGAATGCTCtgtatgcacttgagaagaatgtgcattctgctgctaTTGGATGCATTGTTCTGCTCCACTTCATCCATCTGGCCTAAAATGTAGTtcaaattcaatattttctttttaatgttatgtCTAGATGATTTATCATCTGTTGAAGTGGGATATtgaagttccctactattattgcattgTTATCTATT comes from Canis lupus familiaris isolate Mischka breed German Shepherd chromosome 2, alternate assembly UU_Cfam_GSD_1.0, whole genome shotgun sequence and encodes:
- the SPINK6 gene encoding serine protease inhibitor Kazal-type 6 isoform X1 — encoded protein: MKTLSVLLLLSLALFSIFSGVFSQGGQDKRGWMARSKGQLPGKGVLRRRLSHIDCGEFRDPKVYCTRESNPHCGSDGQTYGNKCAFCKAMVKSGGKINLKHQGEC
- the SPINK6 gene encoding serine protease inhibitor Kazal-type 6 isoform X2 — translated: MKTLSVLLLLSLALFSIFSGVFSQGGQIDCGEFRDPKVYCTRESNPHCGSDGQTYGNKCAFCKAMVKSGGKINLKHQGEC